In Streptomyces longhuiensis, the following proteins share a genomic window:
- the smpB gene encoding SsrA-binding protein SmpB → MFVPKESQPKQGASGKSGKDKDGKRKIVAQNKKARHDYAIVDTYEAGIVLTGTEVKSLRQGRASLVDGFVQIDGNEAWLHNAHIPEYSQGTWTNHSVRRKRKLLLHREEIDKLESKSQETGHTIVPLAIYFKDGRAKAEIALAKGKKEYDKRQTLREQQDRRDSDRAIAAAKRRQRARER, encoded by the coding sequence ATGTTCGTACCGAAGGAATCACAGCCCAAGCAGGGCGCGTCCGGGAAGTCCGGCAAGGACAAGGACGGCAAGCGCAAGATCGTCGCGCAGAACAAGAAGGCCCGGCACGACTACGCCATCGTCGACACGTACGAGGCGGGCATCGTCCTGACCGGCACCGAGGTGAAGTCGCTGCGGCAGGGCCGTGCCTCGCTGGTCGACGGCTTCGTCCAGATCGACGGGAACGAGGCGTGGCTGCACAACGCCCACATCCCCGAGTACAGCCAGGGCACCTGGACCAACCACTCCGTGCGCCGCAAGCGCAAGCTGCTCCTGCACCGCGAGGAGATCGACAAGCTGGAGTCGAAGTCCCAGGAGACGGGTCACACGATCGTGCCCCTGGCCATCTACTTCAAGGACGGCCGCGCGAAGGCGGAGATCGCGCTCGCCAAGGGCAAGAAGGAGTACGACAAGCGGCAGACGCTGCGTGAGCAGCAGGACCGGCGCGATTCCGACCGCGCGATCGCGGCGGCCAAGCGGCGGCAGCGGGCGCGGGAGCGCTGA
- the ftsX gene encoding permease-like cell division protein FtsX, which translates to MRAQFVLSEIGVGLRRNLTMTFAVIVSVALSLALFGGSLLMRDQVSTMKGYWYDKVNVSIFLCNKGDAESDPKCAKGAVTAEQKQQILSDLHKMPVVDKVSYESADQAYKHYKEQFGDSPLASSLTPDQLQESYRIKLKDPEKYQVVATAFDGRDGVQSVQDQKGILDNLFGLLNGMNWAALAVMALMLVVALMLIVNTVRVSAFSRRRETGIMRLVGASSFYIQMPFIMEAAVAGVIGGVVACGMLLVGRYFMIDHGLALSEKLNLINFIGWDAVLTKLPLVLAIGLLMPAIAAFFALRKYLKV; encoded by the coding sequence ATGCGCGCCCAATTCGTCCTGTCGGAGATCGGCGTCGGTCTCCGCCGAAATCTCACGATGACCTTCGCGGTCATCGTCTCGGTCGCCCTCTCGCTCGCCCTGTTCGGCGGCTCGCTGCTCATGCGTGACCAGGTGAGCACGATGAAGGGCTACTGGTACGACAAGGTCAACGTCTCGATCTTCCTGTGCAACAAGGGCGACGCCGAGTCGGACCCGAAGTGCGCCAAGGGAGCCGTCACCGCCGAGCAGAAGCAGCAGATCCTCTCCGACCTGCACAAGATGCCGGTCGTCGACAAGGTCTCCTACGAGTCGGCGGACCAGGCGTACAAGCACTACAAGGAGCAGTTCGGCGACTCCCCGCTGGCCAGCTCACTGACGCCGGACCAGCTCCAGGAGTCGTACCGGATCAAGCTCAAGGACCCGGAGAAGTACCAGGTCGTCGCGACCGCCTTCGACGGGCGTGACGGGGTGCAGTCCGTGCAGGACCAGAAGGGCATCCTGGACAACCTCTTCGGACTCCTCAACGGCATGAACTGGGCGGCGCTCGCCGTGATGGCGCTGATGCTCGTCGTCGCGCTGATGCTGATCGTCAACACGGTGCGTGTCTCGGCGTTCAGCCGCCGCAGAGAGACCGGCATCATGCGCCTGGTCGGCGCGTCCAGCTTCTACATCCAGATGCCGTTCATCATGGAGGCCGCCGTCGCCGGAGTCATCGGCGGTGTGGTCGCCTGCGGAATGCTCCTCGTGGGCCGCTACTTCATGATCGACCACGGTCTGGCGCTCTCCGAGAAGCTGAATCTGATCAACTTCATCGGCTGGGACGCGGTCCTGACCAAGCTGCCGCTCGTCCTCGCGATCGGCCTGCTGATGCCCGCGATTGCCGCGTTCTTCGCGTTGCGCAAGTATCTGAAGGTGTGA
- a CDS encoding S41 family peptidase → MSGPELFSRPRRFGRGAALTLVFASVLATGVATGSWSAEGSKSDERPAGSATGGAHEDVRDAAAEAMADGKSPTQAAEEAVSRSGDRWGAVYSQGEYREFEQELDGQYTGVGLWARRTADGRIEVSKVGSGSPAAQAGVRPGDRLRTVDGRPVTGHPVTEVVSLLRGEHAGTAVRLGLSRGTRVWTETLRRANLATESVTVSRLPGGTVLIKVAAFTKGSGDRVRSAVRDAPQGDGVLLDLRGNSGGLVTEAVTAASAFFDGGLVATYDVRGRQRALHAERGGDTSRPVVALVDSGTMSAAELLTGALQDRGRAVVVGSKTFGKGSVQMPSRLPDGSVAELTVGHYRTPTGRGVDGRGITPDLEAEDGARQRAETVLSGLGDPS, encoded by the coding sequence ATGTCGGGCCCCGAGCTGTTCTCCCGGCCCCGCCGCTTCGGCCGCGGGGCGGCCCTGACATTGGTCTTCGCGAGCGTCCTCGCGACCGGCGTCGCGACGGGTTCGTGGAGCGCGGAGGGCAGCAAGTCCGATGAACGCCCGGCCGGTTCGGCCACCGGCGGCGCACACGAGGACGTGCGGGACGCGGCCGCCGAGGCGATGGCCGACGGCAAGTCCCCCACGCAGGCTGCCGAAGAGGCCGTCAGCCGCAGCGGCGACCGCTGGGGCGCGGTCTACTCGCAGGGCGAGTACAGGGAGTTCGAGCAGGAACTCGACGGCCAGTACACGGGCGTCGGCCTCTGGGCCAGGCGTACCGCCGACGGCCGGATCGAGGTCTCCAAGGTCGGTTCCGGTTCCCCCGCGGCGCAGGCGGGCGTGCGCCCCGGCGACCGGCTCCGCACCGTCGACGGCCGGCCCGTCACCGGCCACCCCGTCACCGAGGTCGTCTCCCTGCTGCGCGGCGAGCACGCGGGGACGGCGGTCCGGCTCGGCCTGTCGCGCGGCACGCGCGTGTGGACCGAGACCCTGCGCCGGGCGAACCTCGCCACCGAGTCCGTCACCGTCTCCCGCCTCCCCGGCGGCACCGTCCTGATCAAGGTCGCCGCCTTCACCAAGGGCTCGGGTGATCGCGTACGGTCCGCCGTGCGCGACGCCCCCCAGGGCGACGGCGTCCTCCTCGACCTGCGCGGCAACTCGGGCGGCCTGGTCACGGAGGCGGTCACCGCGGCGTCGGCGTTCTTCGACGGCGGGCTCGTGGCGACGTACGACGTACGAGGACGCCAGCGCGCCCTGCACGCCGAGCGCGGCGGCGACACCTCCAGACCGGTGGTCGCGCTCGTCGACAGCGGCACGATGAGTGCGGCCGAGCTGCTCACCGGAGCCCTCCAGGACCGCGGCCGTGCGGTCGTCGTGGGCTCGAAGACCTTCGGCAAGGGCTCGGTCCAGATGCCGAGCCGGCTTCCCGACGGCTCCGTGGCCGAGCTGACCGTCGGCCACTACCGCACCCCCACCGGCCGCGGCGTCGACGGCCGGGGCATCACCCCCGACCTCGAGGCCGAGGACGGCGCCCGGCAGCGGGCCGAGACAGTATTGAGTGGCCTCGGGGACCCCTCGTAG